The proteins below are encoded in one region of Juglans microcarpa x Juglans regia isolate MS1-56 chromosome 4D, Jm3101_v1.0, whole genome shotgun sequence:
- the LOC121260512 gene encoding LOW QUALITY PROTEIN: long chain acyl-CoA synthetase 1-like (The sequence of the model RefSeq protein was modified relative to this genomic sequence to represent the inferred CDS: inserted 1 base in 1 codon) — protein MKIFSAQIEEGREGQDGKPSVGPAYRNLLSRSNFPPLDPNITTAWDVFSTSVEKYPGNRMLGWRKFVDGKVAGPYVWKTYKEVFDEARDIGSALRASGAEPGSRVGIYGSNCPQWVTAMEACNAHRLVCVPLYDTLGPGAVNFILDHAEVDFVFVQDKKVKELLNPDCRSAQRLKIMVCFTSLAVEEKNKVAGIGIKPFSWNEFLHMGKENPSEIIPPQASHISTIMYTSGTSGDPKGVVLTHDNIATFIRGADLFLGQLEDKMTEDDVYLSFLPLAHILDRVIEEYFFHKGASVGYYHGDLKALRDDLMELKPTVFAGVPRVFERVHEGILQALQQLNPVRRSIFGMLYRYKRFWMTRGFKQKNAAPLADLLAFRKVKAKLXGRIRLIISGGAPLSSEVEEFLRVTCCAFLITGYGLTETCGPTTFCFPDEMCMVGTAGAVAVYNELRLEEVPEMGYNPLGERPCGEICVRGKTVFSGYHRNPELTTESIKDGWFHTGDIGELLPNGVIKIIDRKKNLIKLSHGEYIALEYLENVYGISPIIEDIWVYGNSFKSMLVAVVVPHEENTKKWAYSNGHMSSFTELCSLDQFKNYVISELKSTADRNKLRGFENIKGVILEPHPFDIDKDLITATLKKKRNKLLEFYKVQIDELYRNLTREKS, from the exons atgaagattttttcaGCTCAGATTGAGGAGGGAAGGGAAGGCCAAGATGGGAAGCCATCAGTTGGTCCAGCCTATCGTAATTTACTCTCCAGGAGCAATTTTCCTCCACTTGATCCCAATATAACTACAGCTTGGGACGTTTTCAG TACGTCTGTAGAAAAGTATCCTGGAAATAGGATGCTTGGATGGCGCAAGTTTGTTGATGGGAAGGTAG CTGGGCCTTACGTCTGGAAAACGTACAAGGAAGTTTTTGATGAAGCTCGGGATATTGGTTCAGCATTACGAGCATCTGGTGCTGAACCT GGCTCCAGGGTCGGGATTTATGGATCAAACTGCCCTCAGTGGGTTACTGCTATGGAG GCTTGCAATGCCCACAGGTTGGTTTGTGTGCCTCTCTACGATACCCTTG GGCCAGGGgctgtcaattttattttagatcatGCGGaggttgattttgtttttgtccaGGATAAGAAAGTGAAAGAA CTACTAAATCCTGATTGTAGATCTGCTCAACGACTGAAAA TCATGGTGTGCTTCACTTCCTTAGCAGTGGAGGAGAAGAATAAAGTAGCTGGCATTGGGATAAAACCATTCTCGTGGAATGAGTTCCTCCATATG GGGAAAGAAAACCCCTCGGAGATTATTCCACCCCAGGCTTCCCACATCAGCACAATAATGTACACAAGTGGCACAAGCGGAGATCCTAAAGGTGTTGTGTTAACTCATGACAACATTGCAACTTTTATTAGAGGGGCTGACCTGTTTTTGGGGCAACTTGAAGACAAG ATGACTGAAGATGATGTGTATCTCTCTTTCCTGCCCCTGGCTCATATCCTTGACCGTGTGattgaagagtatttttttCACAAGGGTGCTTCTGTTGGCTATTATCATGGG GATCTTAAAGCATTGAGAGATGATTTGATGGAGCTGAAGCCAACAGTTTTTGCCGGGGTACCTCGAGTTTTTGAAAGAGTGCATGAAG GTATACTACAGGCATTACAGCAACTCAATCCAGTAAGGAGAAGTATTTTTGGCATGCTCTACAGATA CAAACGTTTTTGGATGACTAGAGGGTTTAAACAGAAAAATGCTGCGCCGTTAGCAGATCTATTGGCATTCAGGAAG GTCAAAGCCAAGT GGGGTCGGATTCGACTGATAATCTCTGGAGGCGCACCCTTGAGCTCTGAGGTGGAAGAATTCTTACGGGTTACTTGCTGTGCTTTTTTAATCACAGGCTACG GTTTGACAGAAACTTGTGGACCGACTACTTTTTGCTTTCCTGACGAGATGTGCATGGTTGGTACTGCTGGTGCGGTTGCTGTGTACAATGAGCTTCGGCTGGAAGAGGTACCAGAGATGGGCTACAATCCACTTGGGGAGCGACCATGTGGTGAGATATGTGTGAGAGGGAAGACTGTTTTTTCTGGATACCACAGAAATCCTGAATTAACAACAGAATCCATTAAAGATGGCTGGTTTCATACAG GGGACATAGGGGAACTACTTCCAAATGGAGTTATTAAGATTATTGATCGAAAAAAGAACCTTATAAAACTTTCTCATGGAGAGTATATTGCGCTAGAGTATTTGGAAAATGTTTATGGTATCAGTCCAATTATTGAAGAT ATCTGGGTCTATGGGAACAGCTTTAAGTCAATGTTGGTTGCAGTAGTTGTACCACATGAAGAAAACACCAAAAAGTGGGCATATTCAAATGGTCACATGAGTTCATTCACTGAACTGTGTTCCCTTGATCAGTTCAAGAATTATGTGATATCTGAACTGAAGTCTACTGCCGATAGAAACAAG CTGAGAGGTTTTGAAAATATCAAAGGAGTCATTCTAGAACCCCACCCCTTTGATATTGATAAAGATTTGATAACTGCaacattgaagaagaaaagaaacaagcTTCTTGAGTTCTATAAG GTGCAAATTGATGAACTCTACCGGAATTTGACCAGAGAAAAATCATGA